In one Nocardioides luteus genomic region, the following are encoded:
- a CDS encoding TetR family transcriptional regulator — MIETGAEPESRAERKLRTRRAILDATLELCADSSLTALSLRQVAKQVGIVPTAFYRHFDSIESLGLALVEESFDSLRDLFRDVRRNARADKDVVDGSIDALVDHVHRRRDHFGFIARERVAGPRSVREAIRREIELCERELATDLALMTGTDTWTAKDLHVLSSLFVTVLVATAEQILSTTRPEQEEQIIATVRTQLRMLLIGVYQWRSEA; from the coding sequence GTGATCGAGACGGGTGCGGAGCCGGAGAGCCGTGCGGAGCGCAAGCTCCGGACCCGGCGAGCGATCCTCGACGCGACGCTGGAGCTGTGCGCCGACAGCTCGCTGACCGCGCTCTCGCTACGCCAGGTCGCCAAACAGGTCGGCATCGTGCCGACCGCGTTCTACCGCCACTTCGACTCCATCGAGTCGCTCGGGCTGGCCCTGGTCGAGGAGTCCTTCGACTCGCTGCGCGACCTCTTCCGCGACGTACGCCGCAACGCCCGGGCCGACAAGGACGTCGTCGACGGCTCGATCGATGCCCTCGTCGACCACGTCCACCGGCGCCGGGATCACTTCGGGTTCATCGCCCGCGAACGTGTCGCCGGGCCGCGATCGGTGCGCGAGGCCATCCGGCGCGAGATCGAGCTCTGCGAGCGCGAGCTCGCCACCGACCTCGCGCTGATGACCGGCACCGACACCTGGACCGCCAAAGACCTGCACGTGCTCTCGTCGCTGTTCGTGACGGTCCTGGTCGCCACGGCCGAGCAGATCCTCTCCACCACCCGCCCCGAGCAGGAGGAGCAGATCATCGCCACCGTGCGCACGCAGCTGAGGATGCTGCTGATCGGCGTCTACCAGTGGCGGTCCGAAGCGTAG
- a CDS encoding flavin reductase family protein yields MALDLGGRILRSRTVAALASPHGIDRYLTQINPMLAAHEVRARITDIHPEVSAPGAPRVATVTLQPTSTWRGHRAGQHVSVGIDTGEGRRTTRVFTVSNTEGKAGEPLTITVRAHDDEHATPYSISKYLTERATVGTLVHLSQAEGDFVLPDRVPEHIVLISGGSGITPVMSMLRSLQRRTHRGKVTFLHWAPSADRQIFAEELAEIRHQGHGVDLHLLHTGDGAPYLSPALLSKLVPGYRDLPTWACGPASLIEAAQAAYAGTESLKVEYFKPPKTAGVAGGEMEFARTGTTVANDGATILDQAEAAGLTPESGCRMGICFSCTTNKSSGRVRNILTGETSELPDEQIRICVSTPEGDCSVDL; encoded by the coding sequence ATGGCACTCGACCTCGGCGGCCGGATCCTCCGCTCCCGCACGGTTGCGGCGCTCGCCTCCCCGCACGGCATCGACCGCTACCTGACCCAGATCAACCCGATGCTGGCCGCGCACGAGGTGCGCGCCCGCATCACCGACATCCACCCCGAGGTGAGCGCGCCCGGCGCGCCCCGGGTGGCGACCGTGACGCTCCAGCCCACCTCGACCTGGCGCGGTCACCGCGCCGGCCAGCACGTCAGTGTCGGCATCGACACGGGGGAGGGGCGGCGCACCACCCGCGTCTTCACCGTCTCCAACACCGAGGGCAAGGCCGGGGAGCCGCTCACCATCACGGTGCGTGCCCACGACGACGAGCACGCGACCCCCTACAGCATCTCCAAGTACCTGACCGAGCGCGCCACCGTCGGCACCCTTGTGCACCTGTCGCAGGCCGAGGGTGACTTCGTCCTTCCCGACCGCGTGCCCGAGCACATCGTCCTGATCTCCGGTGGCTCCGGCATCACCCCGGTGATGTCGATGCTGCGCTCCCTCCAGCGGCGTACGCACCGGGGCAAGGTCACCTTCCTGCACTGGGCGCCCAGCGCGGACCGCCAGATCTTCGCCGAGGAGCTCGCGGAGATCCGGCACCAGGGCCACGGCGTCGACCTGCACCTTCTCCACACCGGCGACGGGGCGCCCTACCTCTCCCCGGCGCTGCTCTCGAAGCTGGTCCCGGGATATCGGGACCTGCCGACGTGGGCCTGCGGGCCGGCGTCGCTCATCGAGGCGGCCCAGGCTGCGTACGCCGGCACCGAGTCGCTGAAGGTGGAGTACTTCAAGCCTCCGAAGACCGCCGGTGTGGCCGGCGGCGAGATGGAGTTCGCGCGCACCGGCACGACCGTCGCCAACGACGGCGCCACGATCCTCGACCAGGCCGAGGCTGCGGGGCTGACCCCCGAGTCCGGCTGCCGGATGGGGATCTGCTTCTCCTGCACCACCAACAAGAGCTCCGGACGGGTCCGCAACATCCTGACCGGCGAGACCTCCGAGCTCCCCGACGAACAGATCCGGATCTGCGTGAGCACGCCCGAGGGCGACTGCTCCGTGGACCTCTGA
- a CDS encoding fatty acid desaturase family protein, protein MTTVENTGNRRLSAEELEAFGQEMDAIRQRIVADLGEKDSAYIYDIVKKQRAFEIAGRALFYLPVIGWVPAVACLSISKILDNMEIGHNVMHGQYDWMGDPDLNSRMFEWDNVCPSDQWKYSHNYIHHTFTNVLGKDRDIGYGILRMDEDQKWHPYFLGNPIYAFLLMIFFEWGVAMHDLEVENLVAGKRTFADNADLHRGLMKKVKRQALKDYVLFPLLSGPLAPLTFLGNATANLVRNIWAFNIIFCGHFPAGVASFSQEECEDETQGHWYYRQLLGSANITGGRIFHIMSGNLSHQIEHHLFPDLPARRYPEIAEEVREICERYGLAYNTGPLHKQLWGVFKKICRYALPDRKRPAAEGVETAPALEGVAA, encoded by the coding sequence ATGACCACCGTTGAGAACACCGGCAACCGCCGCCTCTCCGCCGAGGAGCTCGAAGCCTTCGGCCAGGAGATGGACGCCATCCGCCAGCGGATCGTCGCCGACCTGGGCGAGAAGGACTCGGCGTACATCTACGACATCGTCAAGAAGCAGCGCGCCTTCGAGATCGCGGGCCGCGCGCTCTTCTACCTGCCCGTGATCGGCTGGGTCCCGGCCGTCGCCTGTCTGTCGATCTCCAAGATCCTCGACAACATGGAGATCGGGCACAACGTCATGCACGGCCAGTACGACTGGATGGGCGACCCCGACCTCAACTCGCGCATGTTCGAGTGGGACAACGTCTGCCCCTCCGACCAGTGGAAGTACTCCCACAACTACATCCACCACACCTTCACCAACGTCCTCGGCAAGGACCGCGACATCGGCTACGGCATCCTGCGGATGGACGAGGACCAGAAGTGGCACCCCTACTTCCTGGGCAACCCGATCTACGCCTTCCTGCTGATGATCTTCTTCGAGTGGGGCGTCGCGATGCACGACCTCGAGGTCGAGAACCTCGTCGCGGGCAAGCGCACCTTCGCCGACAACGCCGACCTGCACCGCGGCCTGATGAAGAAGGTCAAGCGCCAGGCGCTGAAGGACTACGTCCTGTTCCCGCTGCTCTCCGGTCCGCTGGCGCCGCTGACGTTCCTCGGCAACGCCACCGCGAACCTGGTCCGCAACATCTGGGCGTTCAACATCATCTTCTGCGGCCACTTCCCGGCCGGCGTCGCCTCCTTCTCGCAGGAGGAGTGCGAGGACGAGACCCAGGGTCACTGGTACTACCGCCAGCTCCTCGGCTCGGCCAACATCACCGGCGGCCGCATCTTCCACATCATGTCCGGCAACCTGTCGCACCAGATCGAGCACCACCTCTTCCCCGACCTCCCCGCACGCCGCTACCCGGAGATCGCCGAGGAGGTCCGCGAGATCTGCGAGCGCTATGGGCTCGCCTACAACACCGGTCCGCTGCACAAGCAGCTGTGGGGCGTCTTCAAGAAGATCTGCCGCTACGCCCTCCCCGACCGCAAGCGCCCCGCCGCCGAGGGCGTCGAGACCGCTCCCGCCCTCGAGGGGGTCGCGGCATGA
- a CDS encoding DUF6104 family protein, with product MYFTDRGIEELVTRRGDEEVTLAWLAEQLQAFVDVHPEHETAIERLATWLARLDDPED from the coding sequence ATGTACTTCACCGACCGCGGCATCGAGGAGCTCGTCACCCGTCGGGGCGACGAGGAGGTCACCCTCGCCTGGCTGGCCGAGCAGCTCCAGGCCTTCGTCGACGTACACCCTGAGCACGAGACCGCCATCGAGCGGCTCGCCACCTGGCTGGCCCGCCTCGACGACCCCGAGGACTGA
- a CDS encoding TetR/AcrR family transcriptional regulator gives MKSSESSDEGTRPYHHGDLRNALVDAAATLAEQGGPDAVTIRAAARAVGVTPTATYRHFANQADLLVAAKHEAMDRLAATILDLLAAEKPAPHPAEAAVQRLAAAGRGYVQFALAQPGLFRTAFLRPHNGEEHPPEEISALLADAPPYAFLTTALDDLVEAGWLAPELRPNAETAAWATVHGLAVLFIDGPYRVFADAERDQLINATLGMVVRGLSGGPASDSPLNAE, from the coding sequence GTGAAATCCTCAGAGAGCTCGGACGAGGGCACCCGGCCCTACCATCACGGCGACCTCCGCAACGCCCTGGTCGATGCGGCCGCAACCCTCGCCGAGCAGGGCGGCCCGGACGCGGTGACCATCCGCGCCGCGGCACGTGCGGTCGGCGTGACCCCCACCGCGACCTACCGCCACTTCGCCAACCAGGCCGACCTGCTCGTCGCCGCCAAGCACGAGGCGATGGACCGGCTGGCCGCGACGATCCTCGACCTCCTGGCCGCCGAGAAGCCGGCACCACACCCGGCCGAGGCCGCGGTGCAGCGCCTCGCCGCCGCCGGGCGCGGCTACGTCCAGTTCGCGCTCGCCCAGCCCGGCCTGTTCCGCACGGCCTTCCTCCGCCCGCACAACGGAGAGGAGCACCCGCCCGAGGAGATCTCCGCGCTCCTCGCCGACGCCCCGCCCTACGCGTTCCTGACCACCGCCCTGGACGACCTGGTCGAGGCCGGCTGGCTGGCCCCCGAGCTCCGCCCGAACGCCGAGACGGCGGCCTGGGCCACGGTCCACGGCCTCGCGGTCCTCTTCATCGACGGCCCGTACCGCGTCTTCGCCGACGCCGAGCGCGACCAGCTCATCAACGCCACCCTCGGCATGGTCGTACGCGGCCTCTCCGGTGGCCCGGCCTCCGACTCACCGCTGAACGCAGAATGA